The proteins below are encoded in one region of Myxocyprinus asiaticus isolate MX2 ecotype Aquarium Trade chromosome 13, UBuf_Myxa_2, whole genome shotgun sequence:
- the LOC127451036 gene encoding acyl carrier protein, mitochondrial-like, which translates to MASRALAHSVRSIARASARLNQGNVLTRSACAPRVSTQRPLSVISSNQRTRWTELVRITEPSFQLCRHYGDLPPLTIESIQDRVMYVLKLYDKINPEKLQTSSHFMKDLGLDSLDQVEIIMAMEDEFGFEIPDAEAEKLMTPAEIVQYLADKKDVYV; encoded by the exons ATGGCGTCTCGGGCGCTTGCACACTCGGTGCGCTCCATCGCTCGCGCTTCTGCAAGGTTAAATCAGGGCAATGTGCTCACGAGATCCGCCTGTGCACCCCGCGTGTCAACCCAACGACCACTCTCTGTCATTTCAAGCAATCAGCGGACGAGGTGGACTGAACTAGTGCGG ATTACAGAACCCTCTTTTCAGCTCTGTCGACATTATGGGGATCTTCCACCTCTCACTATAGAGAGCATCCAAGACCGTGTTATGTACGTCCTAAAACTGTACGACAAGATCAATCCGGAGAAG cTTCAAACATCATCACATTTCATGAAAGATTTGGGACTGGACAGTTTGGACCAAGTGGAGATTATAATGGCTATGGAAGATGAGTTTG GATTTGAGATTCCAGATGCAGAGGCGGAGAAGCTTATGACTCCTGCCGAGATCGTACAGTACCTTGCAGATAAAAAAGATGTTTATGTATAG